The Streptomyces sp. NBC_00224 genome has a window encoding:
- a CDS encoding GH92 family glycosyl hydrolase, whose translation MLPRSRLRQGPAAALAAASFMLVVTAQWAASAQVASAQPASGGQAFRTSFETGQPQPDWRDTVDTGPDGKKRASGVDGGFTSGIPGNVTDKVTALRASAENDGSGEVKENLVDGQPSTKWLAFQPTAWLEFDLESPVKVVTYALTSANDAAPRDPKDWTLKGSTDGSTWTTLDTRSGETFTSRFQTKTYDFAGAAAYAHYRLEITRNGGADITQLADVQFSNGDTSTPTPQDMRTLPDRGPGGSPTAKANAGFTGKRALRYAGTHKADGRAYSYNKIFDVDTRIDRDTVLDYKIFPSMPETDLGYPATNVSVDLAFTDGTYLSDLKAVDSHGGALTPQGQGAAKTLYVNQWNQVSSRIGAVAAGKTADRILVAYDSPRGPAKFQGWIDDLALAPKKPEKRLAHLADYALTTRGTNSSGSFSRGNTFPATAVPNGFNFWTPVTNAGSQDWLYDYARRNNADNLPTLQAFSASHEPSPWMGDRQTFQLMPSAAAGTPDASRTARALPFRHENETAKPYYYGVTFENGLKAEMAPTDHAATMRFTYPGDDASVLLDNVNNNGGLTLDPAASSFTGYSDVKSGLSEGATRLFVYGVFDAPATAGGKLPGGGGADVTGYLRLSPGKDRTVTLRLATSLISVDQAKANLAAEIPAGTSFERVRDRARQAWDKILGRVEVEGASHDQLTTLYSSLYRLYLYPNSGFEKVGSKNQYASPFTPGTGQDTPTHTGAKIVDGKVYVNNGFWDTYRTTWPAYSLLTPARAGEMVDGFVQQYKDGGWISRWSSPGYADLMTGTSSDVAFADAYVKGVKFDGEAAYEAALKNATVAPPAAGVGRKGMDTSPFLGYTPTSTHEGLSWSLEGYLNDYGLAKMGEALHKKTGKSRYKEESAYFLGRARNYVKLFDPKAASAGAGAPGFFQGRDAKGDRRVPSDTYDPRVWGYDYTETNGWGYAFTAPQDSRGLANLYGGRAGLAKKLDAFFATPETASPDFAGSYGSVIHEMTEARDVRMGMYGHSNQVGHHVTYMYDAAGQPWKTQEKVREVMNRLYTGSEIGQGYHGDEDNGEQSAWYLFSALGFYPLVMGSGEYAIGSPQFTKATVHLENGRDLVVKAPKNSSRNLYVQSLKVNGKAWNSTALPHSLLARGGTLDFSMGPRPSAWGTGEKAAPVSITHDDKVPTPPADAISGSGPLFDDTSATAGTFDSVELPVASSTRAVQYTLTSSDRAKAPKGWVLQGSSDGTKWVDLDKRSGESFAWDKQTRVFGVARPGSYGHYRLVPTGGPATLAEAELLR comes from the coding sequence ATGCTGCCCAGATCCCGGCTCCGACAAGGGCCGGCGGCCGCCCTCGCGGCGGCCTCCTTCATGCTCGTGGTGACGGCCCAGTGGGCCGCGTCGGCCCAGGTGGCCTCGGCGCAACCCGCCTCCGGCGGCCAGGCGTTCCGTACCTCGTTCGAAACCGGCCAGCCGCAGCCGGACTGGCGCGACACCGTGGACACGGGCCCGGACGGGAAGAAACGCGCCTCGGGCGTCGACGGCGGATTCACCAGCGGCATACCGGGCAATGTCACCGACAAGGTGACGGCGCTGCGGGCGAGCGCCGAGAACGACGGCTCGGGCGAGGTGAAGGAGAACCTCGTCGACGGCCAGCCGAGCACCAAATGGCTCGCCTTCCAGCCGACCGCCTGGCTGGAATTCGATCTCGAAAGCCCGGTCAAGGTCGTCACCTACGCGCTGACCTCGGCCAATGACGCGGCGCCCCGCGACCCCAAGGACTGGACGCTGAAGGGCTCGACGGACGGCAGCACCTGGACGACGCTGGACACCCGCTCGGGTGAAACGTTCACCTCGCGCTTCCAGACCAAGACGTACGACTTCGCGGGCGCCGCGGCGTACGCGCACTACCGTCTGGAGATCACCCGCAACGGCGGAGCCGACATCACCCAGCTGGCCGATGTGCAGTTCTCGAACGGGGACACCAGCACCCCGACCCCACAGGACATGCGGACGCTGCCGGACCGTGGACCCGGTGGTTCACCCACCGCCAAGGCCAACGCCGGATTCACCGGAAAGAGGGCCCTGCGTTACGCCGGTACGCACAAGGCGGACGGGCGGGCCTACTCGTACAACAAGATCTTCGACGTGGACACCCGGATCGACCGGGACACCGTGTTGGACTACAAGATCTTCCCGTCGATGCCGGAGACCGACCTCGGCTACCCCGCCACGAACGTGTCGGTGGACCTCGCCTTCACCGACGGCACCTATCTGAGCGACCTGAAGGCGGTCGACTCGCACGGCGGTGCGCTCACCCCGCAGGGCCAGGGCGCGGCGAAGACGCTCTACGTCAACCAGTGGAACCAGGTGTCCTCGCGCATCGGGGCGGTGGCCGCAGGCAAGACGGCCGACCGGATCCTGGTGGCGTACGACTCGCCCAGGGGCCCGGCGAAGTTCCAGGGCTGGATCGACGACCTCGCGCTCGCCCCGAAGAAGCCGGAGAAGCGCCTCGCCCACCTCGCCGACTACGCGCTCACCACCCGGGGAACCAACTCCAGCGGCTCCTTCTCGCGCGGCAACACCTTCCCGGCGACGGCCGTCCCCAACGGGTTCAACTTCTGGACCCCGGTGACCAACGCGGGCTCGCAGGACTGGCTGTACGACTACGCGCGGCGCAACAACGCGGACAACCTGCCCACCCTCCAGGCCTTCTCGGCCAGCCACGAGCCGAGCCCCTGGATGGGCGACCGGCAGACCTTCCAGCTGATGCCGTCGGCGGCCGCCGGCACCCCGGACGCCTCGCGCACCGCACGCGCGCTGCCGTTCCGGCACGAGAACGAGACCGCGAAGCCCTACTACTACGGCGTCACCTTCGAGAACGGCCTCAAGGCCGAGATGGCACCCACCGACCACGCCGCGACCATGCGGTTCACCTATCCCGGTGACGACGCGAGCGTGCTCCTCGACAACGTCAACAACAACGGCGGCCTCACCCTGGACCCGGCGGCCTCCTCCTTCACCGGCTACTCCGACGTCAAGAGCGGCCTCTCGGAGGGCGCCACCCGGCTCTTCGTGTACGGCGTCTTCGACGCTCCGGCCACCGCGGGCGGCAAGCTGCCCGGGGGCGGCGGCGCGGACGTCACCGGCTATCTGCGCCTCAGCCCCGGCAAGGACCGCACGGTCACCCTGCGCCTCGCCACTTCACTCATCAGTGTGGACCAGGCGAAGGCGAACCTCGCCGCGGAGATCCCGGCGGGCACGTCCTTCGAGCGCGTACGGGACCGGGCGCGCCAGGCGTGGGACAAGATCCTGGGCCGGGTCGAGGTCGAGGGCGCGAGCCACGACCAGCTGACGACCCTCTACTCCTCGCTCTACCGGCTCTACCTCTACCCGAACTCCGGCTTCGAGAAGGTCGGTTCCAAGAACCAGTACGCCAGCCCCTTCACCCCGGGGACCGGCCAGGACACCCCGACGCACACCGGCGCGAAGATCGTCGACGGCAAGGTGTACGTCAACAACGGCTTCTGGGACACCTACCGGACGACCTGGCCCGCGTACTCGCTGCTCACCCCGGCGCGGGCCGGTGAGATGGTCGACGGATTCGTCCAGCAGTACAAGGACGGCGGCTGGATCTCACGGTGGTCCTCGCCCGGCTACGCGGACCTGATGACCGGGACCAGCTCGGACGTGGCGTTCGCCGACGCGTATGTGAAGGGCGTGAAGTTCGACGGCGAGGCCGCCTACGAGGCCGCGCTGAAGAACGCGACCGTCGCTCCGCCGGCCGCGGGGGTCGGCCGCAAGGGCATGGACACCTCGCCCTTCCTCGGGTACACCCCGACCTCCACGCACGAGGGCCTGTCCTGGTCCCTTGAGGGCTACCTCAACGACTACGGCCTGGCGAAGATGGGCGAGGCGCTCCACAAGAAGACCGGCAAGTCCCGCTACAAGGAGGAGTCGGCGTACTTCCTGGGCCGCGCCCGGAACTACGTGAAGCTCTTCGACCCGAAGGCGGCGAGCGCCGGGGCCGGTGCGCCCGGCTTCTTCCAGGGCCGCGACGCCAAGGGCGACCGGCGGGTGCCGAGCGACACGTACGACCCGCGGGTCTGGGGGTACGACTACACCGAGACCAACGGCTGGGGCTACGCGTTCACCGCCCCGCAGGACTCGCGCGGCCTCGCCAACCTCTACGGCGGGCGCGCCGGTCTGGCGAAGAAGCTCGACGCGTTCTTCGCGACGCCGGAGACGGCCTCGCCCGACTTCGCCGGTTCGTACGGCAGCGTCATCCACGAGATGACGGAGGCGCGTGACGTCCGGATGGGCATGTACGGCCACTCCAACCAGGTCGGCCACCACGTGACGTACATGTACGACGCGGCCGGGCAGCCCTGGAAGACGCAGGAGAAGGTCCGCGAGGTCATGAACCGCCTCTACACGGGCAGCGAGATCGGCCAGGGCTACCACGGCGACGAGGACAACGGCGAGCAGTCGGCCTGGTACCTGTTCTCCGCGCTCGGGTTCTATCCGCTGGTCATGGGCAGCGGCGAGTACGCCATCGGCTCACCCCAGTTCACCAAGGCCACCGTGCACCTGGAGAACGGCCGCGACCTCGTGGTCAAGGCCCCCAAGAACAGCTCCCGCAACCTCTACGTCCAGTCGCTCAAGGTGAACGGCAAGGCCTGGAACTCCACCGCGCTCCCCCACTCCCTGCTGGCCCGGGGCGGCACGCTGGACTTCTCGATGGGGCCGAGGCCGTCGGCCTGGGGCACGGGCGAGAAGGCGGCGCCGGTGTCGATCACGCACGACGACAAGGTGCCCACGCCGCCGGCCGACGCGATCTCGGGCAGCGGCCCGCTGTTCGACGACACCTCGGCGACAGCGGGCACGTTCGACTCCGTCGAGCTGCCGGTGGCGTCGTCCACGCGTGCGGTGCAGTACACCCTGACGTCCTCGGACCGGGCGAAGGCCCCCAAGGGGTGGGTCCTCCAAGGGTCTTCGGATGGGACGAAGTGGGTCGATCTGGACAAGCGTTCCGGTGAGTCGTTCGCCTGGGACAAGCAGACCCGGGTGTTCGGCGTGGCCCGGCCCGGCTCGTACGGGCACTACCGGCTGGTGCCGACGGGCGGACCGGCGACGCTGGCGGAGGCCGAGCTGCTGCGCTGA
- the ngcE gene encoding N-acetylglucosamine/diacetylchitobiose ABC transporter substrate-binding protein: MGSTSAHDSNEGLGRRDLIKRSAALGLITVPAMGFLSACASGDSGSDKKVEKGTKSDKNPLAVNESAPLDVVIFDGGFGTKYATDANAVYEKAFPKAKISFHKTQKIQSELQPKFNGGTPPDLIDNSGAEQMDMGVLVGKSQLTDLTPLLDAPSIDDPSKKVRDTLRPGIVEMGQFDGDPVWIFYYAYTVYGVWYSQTALDKLDAKYPETWDEMLALCAKAKKQGIAGWTYPGKYPYYLPFSLYPFIAKIGGKEVLDSIDNLEPKAWEHPAVKAAFEAYYELFKKGYILQGTPGMTHIQSQTAWTKGQALFIPNGSWVENEAAPTTPKDFKMMVGAPSSLDGSDKMPFGTIWASGGEPFIVPAKAKNPTGGMEQLRIMLSEASSKNFTTQVKSLSAFNGGTDGLSLSTALQSGVDALKKAGTNVVNPRLQDWYVKLQKEQIGVAGLGEMMAGRATPAETIKKIQGYADKAAQDQNIKHYKHKK, from the coding sequence ATGGGATCCACCTCCGCCCACGACAGCAATGAGGGCCTGGGCCGTCGCGATCTGATCAAGCGGTCCGCGGCGCTCGGTCTGATCACCGTTCCGGCGATGGGCTTCCTGTCCGCCTGTGCGAGCGGCGACAGCGGCAGCGACAAGAAGGTCGAGAAGGGCACCAAGTCCGACAAGAACCCGCTCGCGGTGAATGAGTCGGCCCCTCTCGACGTCGTCATCTTCGACGGCGGTTTCGGCACCAAGTACGCCACCGACGCGAACGCCGTCTATGAGAAGGCGTTCCCGAAGGCGAAGATCAGTTTCCACAAGACCCAGAAGATCCAGTCGGAGCTCCAGCCCAAGTTCAACGGCGGCACCCCGCCGGACCTGATCGACAACTCGGGCGCCGAGCAGATGGACATGGGCGTCCTGGTCGGAAAGAGCCAGCTCACCGATCTGACCCCGCTCCTGGACGCGCCGTCCATCGACGACCCGAGCAAGAAGGTCCGCGACACGCTGCGGCCCGGCATCGTCGAGATGGGCCAGTTCGACGGCGACCCGGTGTGGATCTTCTACTACGCGTACACGGTCTACGGCGTCTGGTACTCGCAGACCGCGCTCGACAAGCTCGACGCGAAGTACCCGGAGACCTGGGACGAGATGCTCGCCCTGTGCGCGAAGGCCAAGAAGCAGGGCATCGCGGGCTGGACGTACCCGGGCAAGTACCCGTACTACCTGCCGTTCTCGCTCTACCCGTTCATCGCCAAGATCGGCGGCAAGGAGGTCCTCGACTCCATCGACAACCTGGAGCCGAAGGCCTGGGAGCACCCGGCCGTCAAGGCCGCGTTCGAGGCGTACTACGAGCTCTTCAAGAAGGGCTACATCCTCCAGGGCACCCCGGGCATGACCCACATCCAGTCGCAGACCGCCTGGACCAAGGGGCAGGCGCTGTTCATCCCGAACGGCTCCTGGGTGGAGAACGAGGCCGCTCCCACCACGCCCAAGGACTTCAAGATGATGGTGGGCGCGCCCTCCAGCCTGGACGGCAGCGACAAGATGCCGTTCGGCACCATCTGGGCGTCCGGCGGCGAGCCGTTCATCGTCCCGGCGAAGGCGAAGAACCCGACCGGCGGCATGGAGCAGCTGCGCATCATGCTCAGCGAGGCCTCCTCGAAGAACTTCACCACCCAGGTGAAGTCGCTCTCCGCCTTCAACGGCGGCACCGACGGCCTGTCCCTGTCGACGGCCCTGCAGTCCGGTGTCGACGCGCTGAAGAAGGCCGGCACCAACGTCGTCAACCCGCGGCTCCAGGACTGGTACGTAAAGCTCCAGAAGGAGCAGATCGGTGTCGCCGGTCTCGGTGAGATGATGGCGGGCCGCGCCACCCCGGCCGAAACCATCAAGAAGATCCAGGGTTACGCCGACAAGGCCGCCCAGGACCAGAACATCAAGCACTACAAGCACAAGAAGTAG
- a CDS encoding carbohydrate ABC transporter permease, whose amino-acid sequence MQHGKYRFIVGFLALPLALYSLFVIWPFIQSIYYSFTDWTGLSPDFKMVGFDNYKRMFDDDIFWKSLQHSLLFVLLLPLVTLGLALFFAFMLNVGGRRRKGAAITGVRGSGFYKIAYFFPQVLSIAIVALLFQFAYNPNNGVINSALKGVGLGSVQPNWLGDPDLALYCVMAVLVWSTVGFFVVLFSAGMASIPRDFYEAALLDGASRFTTFFRITLPLLWDTVQSGWVYMGILALGAEAFASVQIMTVGPGGPDYSTTVLPLYVYQSAFRDGQAGYATTIGVALLVVTLLFAAVVMRLGRRERLEFS is encoded by the coding sequence ATGCAACACGGCAAGTACCGGTTCATCGTGGGATTTCTGGCACTCCCACTGGCGTTGTACTCACTCTTCGTCATCTGGCCGTTCATCCAGTCCATCTACTACTCGTTCACGGACTGGACCGGTCTGAGCCCGGACTTCAAGATGGTCGGCTTCGACAACTACAAGCGGATGTTCGACGACGACATCTTCTGGAAGTCGTTGCAGCACAGTCTGCTGTTCGTCCTGCTGCTGCCGCTGGTGACGCTGGGGCTCGCGCTGTTCTTCGCCTTCATGCTCAATGTCGGGGGGCGGCGCCGAAAGGGCGCCGCCATTACCGGAGTGCGCGGCTCCGGATTCTATAAAATCGCGTACTTCTTTCCGCAGGTGCTCTCGATCGCGATCGTCGCCCTGCTCTTCCAGTTCGCGTACAACCCCAACAACGGCGTGATCAACTCCGCGCTCAAGGGGGTCGGCCTGGGAAGCGTCCAGCCGAACTGGCTCGGCGACCCGGATCTGGCGCTGTACTGCGTGATGGCCGTGCTCGTCTGGTCCACCGTCGGATTCTTCGTCGTCCTGTTCTCGGCCGGAATGGCGTCGATCCCCAGGGACTTCTACGAGGCGGCGCTGCTCGACGGGGCCAGCCGCTTCACCACGTTCTTCAGGATCACGCTGCCACTGCTCTGGGACACCGTGCAGTCCGGCTGGGTCTACATGGGCATCCTCGCCCTCGGCGCCGAGGCGTTCGCCTCCGTGCAGATCATGACGGTGGGCCCGGGCGGCCCCGACTACTCGACCACGGTCCTGCCGCTCTACGTCTATCAGTCGGCGTTCCGCGACGGTCAGGCCGGATACGCGACCACGATCGGTGTCGCGCTGCTCGTCGTCACGCTGCTGTTCGCGGCGGTCGTGATGCGACTGGGCCGGCGCGAGCGGCTGGAGTTCTCATGA
- a CDS encoding carbohydrate ABC transporter permease — protein MTTDTSTADLAEERPPVAKQAAPAKKEKKSEGVVLNVFSHGVLILWAFMVVIPLLWAVMASFKDDNSILSTPWALPDKLHFDNWSRAWTQAHMSDYFVNTILVVGGSLIGTLLLGSMAAYVLARFDFPGNRFIYYLFIGGMSFPIMLALVPLFYVMNNLSLLNTTHGLILVYIAYSLPFTVFFLTSFFRTLPTSVAEAAMIDGASHTRTFFQVMLPMARPGLISVGIFNFLGQWNQYMLPTVLNTDPDKRVLSQGLVELATSQGYKGDWSGLMAGLVMAMLPVLAAYIVFQRQVVAGLTAGALK, from the coding sequence ATGACCACTGACACCTCGACCGCCGACCTCGCCGAGGAGCGCCCGCCCGTGGCCAAACAGGCGGCACCCGCGAAGAAGGAGAAGAAGAGCGAGGGCGTGGTCCTCAACGTCTTCTCGCACGGCGTGCTCATCCTCTGGGCGTTCATGGTCGTCATCCCGCTGCTCTGGGCGGTCATGGCGTCCTTCAAGGACGACAACTCGATCCTGTCCACGCCCTGGGCGCTCCCGGACAAGCTGCACTTCGACAACTGGTCGCGGGCCTGGACCCAGGCCCATATGAGCGACTACTTCGTCAACACCATCCTGGTGGTGGGCGGCTCGCTCATCGGCACGCTGCTGCTCGGCTCGATGGCCGCGTACGTACTGGCGCGCTTCGACTTCCCCGGGAACCGGTTCATCTACTACCTGTTCATCGGCGGGATGAGCTTCCCGATCATGCTGGCCCTGGTGCCGCTGTTCTACGTGATGAACAACCTGAGCCTGCTGAACACGACCCACGGCCTGATCCTGGTCTACATCGCGTACTCGCTGCCGTTCACGGTCTTCTTCCTCACCTCGTTCTTCCGGACGCTCCCCACCTCGGTCGCCGAGGCGGCGATGATCGACGGCGCCTCCCACACCCGTACCTTCTTCCAGGTGATGCTGCCGATGGCCCGTCCGGGTCTGATCAGCGTGGGCATCTTCAACTTCCTGGGGCAGTGGAACCAGTACATGCTGCCGACGGTCCTCAACACGGACCCGGACAAGCGGGTGCTCTCCCAGGGCCTGGTCGAGCTCGCGACCAGCCAGGGGTACAAGGGCGACTGGTCCGGCCTCATGGCGGGCCTGGTGATGGCGATGCTGCCGGTGCTCGCCGCGTACATCGTCTTCCAGCGCCAGGTCGTCGCGGGACTCACCGCGGGAGCGCTCAAATAG
- a CDS encoding ROK family protein, producing the protein METPGSQTSLHRANLERVVRAVRMAGSLTQAEIARTTGLSAATVSNIVRELKEAGTVEVTPTSAGGRRARSVSLSGSAGIVIGVDFGHTHLRVAVGNLAHQVLAEEAEPLDVDASSAQGFGRAEQLVTRLIAATGIGPDKVIGVGLGVPGPIDMESGTLGSTAILPGWTGINPREELSGRLGVPVYVDNDANLGALGELVWGSGRGVKDLAYIKVASGVGAGLVIDGQIYRGPGGTAGEIGHITLDESGPVCRCGNRGCLETFTAARYVLPLLQSSHGADLTMERVVQLAREGDPGCRRVIADVGRHIGSGVANLCNLLNPSRVVLGGDLAEAGELVLGPIRDSVSRYAIPSAARQLSVLPGALGGRAEVLGALALVLSEMGDSTLLESALPAGAPAFT; encoded by the coding sequence ATGGAGACTCCGGGGTCGCAGACGTCATTGCACCGGGCCAATCTGGAGCGGGTCGTACGCGCGGTGCGCATGGCGGGCTCGCTCACCCAGGCCGAGATCGCCAGGACCACGGGGCTCTCCGCGGCCACGGTCTCCAACATCGTTCGTGAACTGAAGGAAGCCGGAACCGTCGAGGTCACGCCCACCTCGGCGGGCGGCCGCCGGGCCCGCAGCGTCTCGCTCAGCGGCTCCGCGGGCATCGTCATCGGCGTCGACTTCGGCCACACCCATCTGCGCGTCGCGGTCGGCAACCTGGCCCACCAGGTGCTCGCCGAGGAGGCCGAGCCGCTCGACGTCGACGCCTCCTCCGCACAGGGCTTCGGCAGGGCGGAACAGCTGGTCACACGGCTGATCGCGGCCACCGGCATCGGCCCGGACAAGGTCATCGGGGTGGGTCTGGGCGTGCCCGGACCCATCGACATGGAGTCCGGAACGCTGGGCTCCACGGCCATCCTGCCGGGCTGGACCGGCATCAACCCCCGCGAGGAGCTCTCCGGGCGCCTGGGCGTGCCGGTGTACGTCGACAACGACGCCAACCTGGGCGCCCTGGGCGAGCTGGTGTGGGGCAGCGGGCGCGGGGTCAAGGACCTGGCGTACATCAAGGTGGCGAGCGGTGTCGGCGCCGGTCTGGTGATCGACGGGCAGATCTACCGGGGCCCGGGCGGCACGGCCGGCGAGATCGGGCACATCACCCTGGACGAGTCGGGCCCGGTGTGCCGCTGCGGCAACCGGGGCTGCCTGGAGACCTTCACGGCCGCCCGGTACGTGCTGCCGCTGCTCCAGTCCAGCCACGGGGCCGATCTGACCATGGAACGGGTGGTCCAGCTGGCCCGCGAGGGCGACCCGGGGTGCCGCCGGGTCATCGCGGACGTGGGACGCCACATCGGCAGCGGTGTCGCCAACCTCTGCAATCTGCTCAACCCCAGCCGGGTGGTGCTCGGCGGCGATCTGGCGGAGGCCGGGGAGCTGGTCCTGGGGCCCATCAGGGACTCCGTGTCGCGGTACGCCATCCCCAGTGCGGCGCGCCAGCTTTCGGTCCTTCCGGGCGCCCTGGGCGGCCGCGCCGAGGTGCTCGGCGCGCTGGCTCTGGTACTGAGTGAAATGGGCGATTCGACCCTGTTGGAGAGCGCTCTCCCTGCTGGGGCTCCTGCCTTCACTTAG
- a CDS encoding sugar ABC transporter substrate-binding protein, which translates to MNTRMRRAAVAVAATAMAVSLAACGSAKESGDKTKESTGSKKGDAIKIGLLLPENQTARYEKFDKPLIEKKVSELTNGKGKIVYANAKQDATTQTQQVDTMITNKVDALIVDAVDSKAIAGAIKKAKDQGIPVVAFDRLAEGPIDAYTSFDNEQVGHVQGKALVDALGAKAKDGQIVMMNGAITDPNAALFKKGAHAELDGKVNIGKEYDTKEWKPENANANMEGAISALGKDKVIGVYSANDGMAGGIITALKAAGLSTLPPVTGQDAELAGVQRIVAGEQFMSVYKPYVQEGPIAAEMAVALAKGEKLDSIAKSKVDSPTTKGVPSVILPVVSLTKDNIKDTVIKDGIYKVDEICTSNYKAACDALGLK; encoded by the coding sequence ATGAACACGCGTATGCGTCGTGCCGCCGTGGCCGTGGCCGCCACCGCAATGGCTGTCTCTCTCGCCGCCTGTGGAAGCGCCAAGGAATCGGGCGACAAGACCAAGGAGTCGACCGGCTCCAAGAAGGGCGACGCGATCAAGATCGGTCTGCTCCTGCCGGAGAACCAGACCGCGCGTTACGAGAAGTTCGACAAGCCGCTCATCGAGAAGAAGGTCAGCGAGCTGACCAACGGCAAGGGCAAGATCGTCTACGCGAACGCCAAGCAGGACGCGACGACGCAGACGCAGCAGGTCGACACGATGATCACCAACAAGGTCGACGCGCTGATCGTGGACGCGGTGGACTCGAAGGCGATCGCGGGCGCGATCAAGAAGGCCAAGGACCAGGGCATCCCGGTCGTCGCCTTCGACCGTCTGGCCGAGGGCCCGATCGACGCGTACACGTCGTTCGACAACGAGCAGGTCGGCCATGTGCAGGGCAAGGCCCTGGTCGACGCGCTGGGCGCGAAGGCCAAGGACGGCCAGATCGTGATGATGAACGGCGCGATCACCGACCCGAACGCCGCCCTGTTCAAGAAGGGCGCGCACGCCGAGCTCGACGGCAAGGTGAACATCGGCAAGGAGTACGACACCAAGGAGTGGAAGCCGGAGAACGCCAACGCCAACATGGAAGGCGCCATCTCCGCCCTGGGCAAGGACAAGGTCATCGGCGTCTACTCCGCCAACGACGGCATGGCCGGCGGCATCATCACCGCCCTCAAGGCCGCCGGCCTGTCCACGCTTCCCCCGGTCACCGGCCAGGACGCCGAACTCGCCGGAGTCCAGCGCATCGTCGCGGGCGAGCAGTTCATGAGCGTCTACAAGCCCTACGTCCAGGAAGGCCCGATCGCGGCCGAGATGGCCGTGGCGCTGGCCAAGGGTGAGAAGCTGGACTCGATCGCGAAGTCCAAGGTCGACAGCCCGACCACCAAGGGCGTCCCGTCGGTGATCCTCCCGGTCGTGTCGCTGACCAAGGACAACATCAAGGACACCGTCATCAAGGACGGCATCTACAAGGTCGACGAGATCTGCACCTCGAACTACAAGGCCGCCTGCGACGCGCTCGGCCTGAAGTAG
- a CDS encoding ATP-binding cassette domain-containing protein codes for MVHVSATPVLALRGVSKRFGAVQALTDVELEVHAGEVVALVGDNGAGKSTLVKTIAGVHPIDDGVIEWEGRGVQINKPHDAQSLGIATVYQDLALCDNIDVVGNLYLGRELRKRGILDEVEMERRSRELLTTLSIRIPSVRIPIASLSGGQRQTVAIARSMLGEPKLVILDEPTAALGVEQTAQVLDLVERLRERGHAVILISHNMADVKAVADKVAVLRLGRNNGVFEVKNTSQEEIISAITGATDNAVTRRAARNAEVQK; via the coding sequence ATGGTTCACGTGTCCGCTACGCCCGTGCTGGCGTTGCGCGGGGTCTCCAAGCGATTCGGTGCCGTTCAGGCGCTCACCGACGTAGAGCTTGAGGTCCACGCCGGTGAGGTTGTCGCCCTGGTGGGCGACAACGGAGCCGGAAAGTCCACGCTGGTCAAGACGATCGCGGGTGTGCACCCCATCGATGACGGCGTCATCGAGTGGGAGGGCCGCGGCGTACAGATCAACAAGCCGCACGACGCCCAGTCGCTCGGCATCGCGACCGTCTACCAGGACCTCGCGCTGTGCGACAACATCGACGTCGTCGGCAACCTCTACCTCGGCCGGGAGCTGCGCAAGCGCGGCATCCTCGACGAGGTCGAGATGGAGCGCCGCTCGCGCGAGCTGCTCACCACGCTGTCGATCCGCATCCCGAGCGTCCGCATCCCGATCGCGTCGCTCTCCGGCGGTCAGCGCCAGACCGTCGCCATCGCCCGTTCGATGCTCGGCGAGCCCAAGCTCGTCATCCTCGACGAGCCGACCGCGGCCCTCGGCGTCGAGCAGACCGCGCAGGTCCTCGACCTGGTCGAGCGGCTGCGCGAGCGCGGCCACGCGGTCATCCTCATCAGCCACAACATGGCCGATGTGAAGGCCGTCGCGGACAAGGTCGCCGTGCTGCGCCTCGGCCGCAACAACGGCGTCTTCGAGGTCAAGAACACCTCGCAGGAAGAGATCATCTCCGCCATCACCGGCGCCACGGACAACGCCGTGACCCGCCGTGCGGCGCGCAACGCGGAGGTTCAGAAGTGA